The DNA sequence ttgatcaaaatcaattttatataaacctCAATTTACAAACTGTATTCCAAACACACACACTATATCATTTGTAGTTGATTTTCTTCTGTCTAGTTGAATACAtgtttctattaaaattagttttgatatgttgttaatataaaaatatagtccagttacacatttaaatatttttgacaATCAAATTTAACTAAGTTGTtccaaattcaataaaaatcacattcATAACATTAGCATATACACATACGCATTTCAATAACGTAAAATATATCTTTCTtcatcttcgtcttcttcttcttttccttctgttcctcctcctccttttaaATTTGTGCACGTAGATTCTtttttcgttatcgtcatcaccaacaataCCAATATTTTGCTAACATTTTTATTGTTTCTGATTTTTTCTGTgctatcattaaataattttgattcattttttagtttatttcggttcatttgtgaattaattgaaGTTCACTGCTAAtaaatattgaccaaattttttatctcttaaataattttggcttatttcttagtttaattgaggtttatTTGAATCCATAAATAAATTGTATGTGTTTTTATTGATAATTGagtctttttaattatttgttctaAATTGAACTGATTTTGATTCATTTACGTGTCAATTGAGGTTCACCTGATGCTTAAgtaattttgattcatttcttaattttgaccaaattttttattccttaagtaattttgattcatttcttagtttgtttgaggtttatttggatccagaaatgaatttGTTATGTTTGTATTAATTGAAATTCACTTAATGCTGCTGATAAgaattgaccaaattttttaacaaagaaaaatgaaattattcattatcactttattcaattgcattagatttcacTCTATTCCATTCAATCAGTTCAAATTTGAACAAGCATTAAAAAaatctcaatcatcaacaaaaatttatcaaattcattttgaatccaaatgaacctcaattaaactaagaaatgaatcgaaattatttaagaaataaaaaaaaaatttgtcaataCTTATCAGTATCATCAAGTGAGCCTCAGTTAGTGcataaatgaaccgaaattaatttAGATTTAAACAAATAATCAAAAAGTCTtaatcattaacaaaaacacatcaaattcatttctggatccaaTTGAACCACAATTAAACTAAGAattgaaccgaaattacttaaaaaaataaaaaatttggtcaatacttatcactagtatcaagtgaatctcaattaacacacaaataaactgaaataaattaagaaataaatcgaaattatttaatgatagcATAAGAGAACATCAAAACTAATTAAGATGTTtgcaaaatgttggtgttattggtgacgaaaaaagaaaaaaaaaagaaagaggaggaggaggaggaggagaaggagaagaaagagaaggagaaggtgcgtaatttaaaaagttattataacaatttggttaaatttgattaaatattttacttaaatataaagctttattgataaaaatatttacacatatattaaATCATATCTTATCACACTAGTTAGAATTCTATTAAGATTACAAGTTTAAAAACCATTTATACCAATAGAGGCACTATGTATAAAAAGAAATcataatcttttaatttttactattaaggatttatttttttcaaaatctttaatgcGAGTTGTGCATCCAACAATAAATAGATTTTTACACCAATATACTATACAATTATTATACCATAATCtgcttaattaaataataagagaggaataaaatattaatgtttGGTAGCAATCATACCCAGCATAATTCCAAGCAAAACTAGGTGCTTAGTCCAACCACTCCATGAATGATAATGATATTAACACATCCCACTAACATAACAAAACATAAACATCACTCTTATAAATACAACCCCTCAAGCACACATTTCCACTCCCCAAATTCTCACAAACAAATTAACAAACACCTCCCCTTCACTCACTAAACAACAACTTTTCCGATCATGTTGATGTTGGGGAAGAGGCCCAGCCCAATGATCGGAAAGTTGTCCGAATTATTGGTCTCCGGGGGAGGCCGTGCAGCCGCGGTGCTTCTAGACACCGCAGCAACCGGTAGCCCAAGAAGCCCCTTGGATATGAAAGCCCAGCAATCATCGCCAAGGGGCTTAAAGGGGTATGATCTCGGTGGTGTTGGTCTCAAAATTGTGGTGGCTCTTGATAACGAAGAGTTGCCCAAACGCACTGTTTGTGTCCCGAATCTGACCCGATCGAAGCCGATCCCGGTTTGTTCCATGAGAAAGCCAGATGGGTTCCAAAGGGTTTCTCCAAACGAGAATTTTGACGTGGGTAGAAGCTTGGAAGATTACACGTACGTGACATGCCACGTGCCTAACAAGACCTTCACTAAGGTGTACTATGATGGTGGTTATAGTGATGTTCCAAGACATGTACGGtgctacaacaacaacaaaggcgAAGAATTAGACGCTGGTGTTCTTAGAACCCCATCATCAGATTTTGTTGAACCTTCATGCGAACCAGTATTCCCCACATCAAATTTTCTGAGTTCATGCCATTTATGCAGAAAGAAACTTGATGGCAAAGACATATACATGTACAGGTAACGATTATTTTGATGTTTGGCAAGTGATACATATACCGGATGGAGTTTGGTTAATAATTGTTTGTGGATATGGCGTGTGCAGAGGAGAGAAAGGGTTTTGTAGCCCAGAGTGTCGTTCAAGACAGATGATGATGGAGGAACGCAAAGAGCTTTGTAGATCAGAAGCTGTAGAACTGTCATGGGAAGAACAAATATTCTCAACCGGGATT is a window from the Arachis hypogaea cultivar Tifrunner chromosome 1, arahy.Tifrunner.gnm2.J5K5, whole genome shotgun sequence genome containing:
- the LOC112696376 gene encoding FCS-Like Zinc finger 14, with product MLMLGKRPSPMIGKLSELLVSGGGRAAAVLLDTAATGSPRSPLDMKAQQSSPRGLKGYDLGGVGLKIVVALDNEELPKRTVCVPNLTRSKPIPVCSMRKPDGFQRVSPNENFDVGRSLEDYTYVTCHVPNKTFTKVYYDGGYSDVPRHVRCYNNNKGEELDAGVLRTPSSDFVEPSCEPVFPTSNFLSSCHLCRKKLDGKDIYMYRGEKGFCSPECRSRQMMMEERKELCRSEAVELSWEEQIFSTGILAL